From the Daucus carota subsp. sativus chromosome 8, DH1 v3.0, whole genome shotgun sequence genome, one window contains:
- the LOC108198653 gene encoding myb family transcription factor PHL8 isoform X1, with protein sequence MSEADIQSDSSKFDGREEQLDNKTSSESSNNNSSFDLNEVANSEGDECENDVPDPRGEYSDGHVGGSENHECRNESGKKGSVRRYVRSKLPRLRWTPELHRSFVHAIERLGGQERATPKLVLQIMNVRGLNIAHVKSHLQMFRSKKLDDFGQVLSAQTSKTMGGRYYVPNAYGQRLNPLHHFIIKNSDIDTRKSDIHRRLQSLMKNHSQSASNTITQSLRNQLYSNRNHAGLTSKYPTNVSLESDVKRLSRSFMCQSFQEKQYTLSRYIENNSNKWTSGNFTDDHKRVEAPVIATAHSPHRNCGLQYPSFNTQRVFETRLENHETLKPTESLPDLQLKLSQNVGIEDQKIHLNKIPEINTALSLSLSPYSSRQTKTA encoded by the exons ATGAGTGAAGCAGATATCCAGTCCGATAGCAGTAAGTTTGATGGCCGTGAAGAACAGTTGGACAACAAGACATCATCCGAGTCTTCGAATAACAATTCCTCTTTCGACTTAAATGAAGTAGCCAACAGTGAAGGCGATGAATGTGAGAATGATGTTCCTGATCCGAGAGGTGAATATAGTGATGGACATGTAGGGGGATCAGAAAATCATGAATGCAGAAACGAAAGTGGAAAGAAAGGCTCGGTTCGACGATATGTTCGATCTAAATTGCCTAGGCTTCGGTGGACACCTGAACTTCATCGTTCTTTTGTGCATGCTATAGAGCGGCTTGGTGGACAAGAAA GGGCAACTCCAAAATTAGTTCTCCAAATAATGAATGTTAGAGGACTTAACATTGCACATGTAAAAAGTCATTTGCAG ATGTTTAGGAGTAAGAAGCTTGACGACTTTGGACAAG TTCTAAGTGCACAAACAAGTAAAACAATGGGAGGAAGATATTATGTTCCAAATGCTTACGGCCAAAGGTTGAATCCACTTCATCACTTCATAATCAAAAACAGCGACATTGATACAAGAAAATCCGACATTCATAGACGTCTTCAGAGTCTCATGAAGAATCACTCCCAATCTGCAAGTAATACCATAACTCAATCTTTAAG AAATCAGTTATATTCTAATAGGAACCATGCCGGATTAACCTCAAAGTACCCAACAAACGTAAGTCTTGAATCAGATGTCAAGCGATTGAGCAGGTCATTCATGTGCCAATCATTTCaagaaaaacaatatacattatcCAGATATATTGAAAACAACAGCAACAAATGGACATCAGGTAATTTTACCGATGATCATAAAAGAGTTGAAGCCCCTGTGATAGCGACCGCTCATTCACCTCACAGGAACTGTGGTTTACAATATCCAAGCTTTAATACGCAGAGGGTGTTTGAGACTCGATTGGAG AATCATGAGACACTGAAGCCGACAGAGTCGTTGCCTGATTTACAGCTCAAACTAAGCCAGAACGTAGGGATCGAAGATCAGAAGATTCATCTAAACAAAATTCCAGAAATCAACACTGCGCTCTCTCTTTCTTTGTCCCCTTATTCCTCAAGGCAAACTAAAACAGCCTAG
- the LOC108198653 gene encoding two-component response regulator ORR24 isoform X2: MSEADIQSDSSKFDGREEQLDNKTSSESSNNNSSFDLNEVANSEGDECENDVPDPRGEYSDGHVGGSENHECRNESGKKGSVRRYVRSKLPRLRWTPELHRSFVHAIERLGGQERATPKLVLQIMNVRGLNIAHVKSHLQMFRSKKLDDFGQVLSAQTSKTMGGRYYVPNAYGQRLNPLHHFIIKNSDIDTRKSDIHRRLQSLMKNHSQSASNTITQSLRNHAGLTSKYPTNVSLESDVKRLSRSFMCQSFQEKQYTLSRYIENNSNKWTSGNFTDDHKRVEAPVIATAHSPHRNCGLQYPSFNTQRVFETRLENHETLKPTESLPDLQLKLSQNVGIEDQKIHLNKIPEINTALSLSLSPYSSRQTKTA; encoded by the exons ATGAGTGAAGCAGATATCCAGTCCGATAGCAGTAAGTTTGATGGCCGTGAAGAACAGTTGGACAACAAGACATCATCCGAGTCTTCGAATAACAATTCCTCTTTCGACTTAAATGAAGTAGCCAACAGTGAAGGCGATGAATGTGAGAATGATGTTCCTGATCCGAGAGGTGAATATAGTGATGGACATGTAGGGGGATCAGAAAATCATGAATGCAGAAACGAAAGTGGAAAGAAAGGCTCGGTTCGACGATATGTTCGATCTAAATTGCCTAGGCTTCGGTGGACACCTGAACTTCATCGTTCTTTTGTGCATGCTATAGAGCGGCTTGGTGGACAAGAAA GGGCAACTCCAAAATTAGTTCTCCAAATAATGAATGTTAGAGGACTTAACATTGCACATGTAAAAAGTCATTTGCAG ATGTTTAGGAGTAAGAAGCTTGACGACTTTGGACAAG TTCTAAGTGCACAAACAAGTAAAACAATGGGAGGAAGATATTATGTTCCAAATGCTTACGGCCAAAGGTTGAATCCACTTCATCACTTCATAATCAAAAACAGCGACATTGATACAAGAAAATCCGACATTCATAGACGTCTTCAGAGTCTCATGAAGAATCACTCCCAATCTGCAAGTAATACCATAACTCAATCTTTAAG GAACCATGCCGGATTAACCTCAAAGTACCCAACAAACGTAAGTCTTGAATCAGATGTCAAGCGATTGAGCAGGTCATTCATGTGCCAATCATTTCaagaaaaacaatatacattatcCAGATATATTGAAAACAACAGCAACAAATGGACATCAGGTAATTTTACCGATGATCATAAAAGAGTTGAAGCCCCTGTGATAGCGACCGCTCATTCACCTCACAGGAACTGTGGTTTACAATATCCAAGCTTTAATACGCAGAGGGTGTTTGAGACTCGATTGGAG AATCATGAGACACTGAAGCCGACAGAGTCGTTGCCTGATTTACAGCTCAAACTAAGCCAGAACGTAGGGATCGAAGATCAGAAGATTCATCTAAACAAAATTCCAGAAATCAACACTGCGCTCTCTCTTTCTTTGTCCCCTTATTCCTCAAGGCAAACTAAAACAGCCTAG